The DNA segment tgttcatcacCGACTGAGCCAATTCTGGCTCACCCGATGTGCTCCGTTCAGGGACCACATATCTACTGtaggttccacagctctggatGGGGATGCTAAATTGTGCCTTGTGCTTAAGAAGGTCTCTCCTCAATGGTATTTCCCATGTAGGGCCATCTAGTATTTCTATCATCtccagaaaccaggactgattgggtCATTTAGGcgcaattaacagaactgtttccatgtccacttggactgtgctgatgacagaatgaaggaggtGCACTGGGGGCATACTTGCGTTTCACCGGCCATTTGTGAGCCAGCGCGTCCATACCCAGTGGGGCTAGGGACATGGAGTACCAAAGGGGACATTGGGAATTCTCCGTGGAGGCGAATTGCTCGATTCCTATTTgcagaatatttcccaaatcctcatcaCTCTCTGAGGATGAAGTCTACATTTCCCTGGTAATGCTCCCTGGCGTGACAACAGATCAGCTCTGGAATTCAGACAGACCGGGACATGTGTCACGAGCAATGAGAGGGGTTGACACCTGCTCCATTGGAGGATGCGTTGTGTCAAGCTTATTAATTGTGTCAACTGGAATCCGCcctggtgatttatgtatgccacttctgttgtgttgtctgaacaaatcagaatgtggtgattcacagaatgaaaagctctcaatgCTAGAAATACAGCATGTagttctaggcagttgatgtgccatgtCCGTTTCGCACCTGGCCAGGTGCCCGAAAGTCAGGTGTCTATTGCACACCGAGCCCCAAACTGTGTTGGATGTATCTGTAGTCAGCACTTTTCAACTGAAAatttgacccagcataacaccctgttggtagaaggccggcactgtccatggtgctagagcagccagacagcggCGATTCACGGCGATGTGCATACCCCCGAGGCTCCAGGTGCGATGTGGAAAATGTCGCTTGAGCCAGTACTGGAGAAATCTCATGTGTAACAGACATAACTGCATGACGGCAGATGCTGCCGCCCTaaaacctagcattctctgaaatgactttAGTGGCAATgttttccccagtttgaactgagaccaAAGAATGGCCTCTATGTGCTCGTTCGTGAGGTGAGTGCGCATGCTCACGGAGTAGAGACAAACTCCTGAAAAGGAGATTTGCTGGCTGGGGAAAAGTGTGCTTTTTGCACAGTTGATTCAGACAttcagctagaaggccttgaccaggacatatcctaaagatcacacccaccaagaacacaTAAATTAATCTgactggctgatgaatctgacaatctgaatttagttgctcattcatttttactgttgagggattctgtggaaggTCTGACGGGCTGCTTCGgtcatgcaatttgtgaaacaatTGTCAAACTTTGCTTGTAagtatcaaggaataaattctgactagataaacttttagtttttctctatttgtttgtagattaattaagagttgaaagtgattaaaaatacataggcaaaaaggtgattgagaatgaaagatttgtatttatttgacatgtaaggccagcagagaaggctttgctggccctgagaattcaccactatCTGTAAGTGTATATCGACGGTGAAGCAAAAAGGGTTCCAAAGTTTGCAGTCTTGAAGGAGGGAAATTCggaagaaatggtgactgaacAGCTGCTTATATAGATCGCCTGCGTGCCTACAGACACCATCAGAtgattggcatgattgtataagtGTTTCAACAAGGTTGTGTAGAAGGACACACCCCTTAGTTCTTACTCTAATGTTGAGTTAAATGAATGGAAAGGGAACCAGTTACTTATTTTTAACCcagttttttttccagtgttagACTAAcatgtctaacatctccttttgaaacAACCCTGTATTCTATGCATGAAAACTCTTGTAAAAGCTCTTACTTGAGTTCATCCTCCTCGATGAATCCACTGGCATCGTTGTCCAGGATTTTAAAAACATTCTTCACATCTTGAGGGCTTTTCTTTGACAGACCACACAGCTGAAAGAACTTTTTGGGAGTGAAGGATTCTGGTGCTGTTAGGGTGAGTTAAAGTTAACCATCCGTTAAAATGTAACGCATTTACTCTGATGTCtaatggttgctaatgtgttgaTCAGGCACAAATGTGCTGACACAGGAATACACTGTCACCTACCTTGACAGTCCTTGAGAGCACTGTCGATGGCATCAGCAGAAAGGATAGATGAGAGTGACATGGTTCTGGAGAAGAACAGTtttaaataattaagtaattatCACAAGCAGCTGTACCATCTCTTCAGACCAGGCCACCAATGCATAATTCATTTGCATACACAAATCAACTGTGGCTAGGTTCAAATAAATCTAGCCTAGattaaacatttctaaaaatacaCATGCATTTAGTTTTAATGCTATTTCTATTCTAAAATTGCACATGCATGCAGTTTCAATGcactatttattatataaaaaagctGTGCATACAGTATGCGTGCGGTTATAATGCTAttcttgtaaaaatgttttaatgcaaatttCTTTATAAAATTACACATGCATATAGTTTTAATGcagtttaaattttttaatctAACATGACTGCCGTTTTAATGCAAT comes from the Xyrauchen texanus isolate HMW12.3.18 chromosome 12, RBS_HiC_50CHRs, whole genome shotgun sequence genome and includes:
- the LOC127652725 gene encoding parvalbumin, thymic CPV3-like, giving the protein MSLSSILSADAIDSALKDCQAPESFTPKKFFQLCGLSKKSPQDVKNVFKILDNDASGFIEEDELKFFLQRFSPSARVLTDKETKAFLAAADDDSDGMIGIDEFQVLVLS